In Streptomyces thermolilacinus SPC6, a single genomic region encodes these proteins:
- the cpaB gene encoding Flp pilus assembly protein CpaB, with the protein MNARQRRGVILIVLSALCALGAFAGVVVIVGDVQAKVGPEVTAYRVKADVPAYAPLRPGQFEKITMPERWLSANAVRSLSGVQGKIAVSDLRKGSLLQKDMIVDRPALASGEQEIAIMIDASTGVAGKITAGARVNIFATFDDEGRGKNAVAESRLIVAGARVLDVGRLTPLDQSRSGSRGGGVTGAREAVPITFALTTADAQRVAYAESFAEHVRLALLPKDGQAALKPGDSTYTLDEDRNK; encoded by the coding sequence ATGAACGCACGTCAGCGCCGCGGCGTCATCCTGATCGTCCTGTCCGCCCTGTGCGCCCTCGGCGCGTTCGCGGGCGTCGTCGTCATCGTCGGGGACGTCCAGGCGAAGGTCGGGCCCGAGGTCACGGCGTACCGCGTCAAGGCGGACGTACCGGCCTACGCGCCGCTCCGGCCCGGCCAGTTCGAGAAGATCACCATGCCGGAGCGGTGGCTGTCCGCCAACGCCGTACGGAGCCTCTCCGGCGTCCAGGGCAAGATCGCCGTGTCCGACCTGAGGAAGGGCTCCCTCCTCCAGAAGGACATGATCGTCGACCGGCCCGCCCTGGCGAGCGGCGAACAGGAGATCGCCATCATGATCGACGCGTCCACCGGCGTCGCCGGGAAGATCACCGCCGGCGCGCGCGTCAACATCTTCGCCACCTTCGACGACGAGGGCCGGGGCAAGAACGCCGTCGCCGAGTCCCGGCTGATCGTCGCCGGTGCCCGCGTCCTCGACGTCGGCAGGCTCACGCCCCTCGACCAGAGCCGCAGCGGCAGCCGGGGCGGCGGCGTCACCGGCGCCCGCGAGGCCGTGCCGATCACCTTCGCCCTCACCACCGCCGACGCCCAGCGCGTCGCCTACGCCGAGTCGTTCGCCGAGCACGTACGCCTCGCCCTGCTGCCCAAGGACGGCCAGGCCGCCCTGAAGCCCGGCGACTCGACGTACACGCTCGACGAAGACAGGAACAAGTGA